The Arachis ipaensis cultivar K30076 chromosome B10, Araip1.1, whole genome shotgun sequence DNA window atgtaaaaatggagaactcatgaagaaatgaaagaatcgCAAAAGCTATCAagtcgacctcttcgcactcaatcgaccataacttgagctacagaggtccaaatgatgcagttccagttgcgttggaaagctaacatccggggattcgaaatgatataagatttgtcatAGTTGAATCGCACATAGGGGTGCGCACATgcacagtacgcgtacgcgccgatggtgCCACATGAtttacttaatgcaactcgtggccagcgaattctaaagccttgtgggcccaatccaactcatttctgatgctatttaaacCAAGTATTGAAGGGAAATTAACATACtttgatcattagtcatagtttaagttttaggattagttttagttagagagagaggctctcacttctctctagaattaagatTAGGTttagacactacaagaaaaacacccattcaggtacacttaaaaagtgtagccaaaaacgaaaaaaaatgatgccttaggaaaaggctacgctttttaggcTTCGGAGTCACTTTTGTAGGCGATGCCTATACTAGTGTtgtctattctcaaaggctacacttttctgtatcaaaggctacgcttctggcctttgagaatagggtacgctttttaagtgatgctgttcaggacctaaggctacacttttcaggGCTACTGCATCACTTTATAAATGTAGCAAATAGTATACctatagctactctatataagtgtagccttttgtccctcattttttttaaaaaatttctgtttatatatatatatatatataaacagaaatttctaacaatttttttatctaaaatctaatatttgagaatataattatatatataatcctgtatttttaattaaattagttaattattataaaataaaaatgaatacatatataataataccatacaataatctttaaataataaaaattatattgaaacaaaatataatcatataatGAACCAAAAATATTGGGATGATCATAATTTTGAGTATTCATACATCTCAAACTAGAATAAGTATACTCATATAATGCACTTAGAGTTTACTACTAATAAACTAGgaaaaatcaaaatattataTCATATAAATGTATCTTAGCTTCTAATAAAAGACATCATCATCAAccatacatctttcaatttccatATTCGTCAATAAACCATCATGATAAGCATCTCAATCTTCACTCGCATCTTCAGAATTATCttgcataattatatagaaaaataattataatttgaaaAAGTACAACAAGAAAAAAGTAATTAACAGATTAATAACACATACAATATCCGAGCGGCATAGGATAATTGAAATTACTCTTCTTTTCATATCaccaaaaacataaaataagaaacaaaaccaTACTATGcttgaataaataattaaataaaccaaagtattttgCTTTAAAATAACAATCATATTCAGGGGATACTATAAGTCACCATAAAGGACATAACTAAAAAACGGACTAACACAACTTCATACTAAATGGGAACTAAAATCAGAAACTCAAGTGCATTGTGCAAGTGACAAGCAGCGCATAATaacatttttcttcctttttattttaacattataaGAAGCTCAAACTTTGCATGAAATTAcataatgaaaaaacaaaaccAGAAAAATTAGAAAAACTAGAAAAATTACAGCTTCCATCctgataacaataataataaaattacataatgaaaaaacaaaaccAGAAAAACCAAATCACAGCTTCCATCTTCTTCAATTTCAGttcaaattaaaaagatttggcaTCCTCCTAAGTTCTAACAAATAAAAGTTTTAAACTCAACAGTAGATATTCAGAATCCTAATTAACAATTAACAATATATAAACAAATATTAGGGAATAAGAAAAAACTGGTCATACCATATTTATGTTTGGAATATGTGTTGATCCATGAGCGCTATTTGCATCAATTGGAGAGTGTTGGGCATCTTGTAACAAAGCTTCAATTTCTTCCGGCCTCATTCCAGGTTCAGATCGCTGAACTAGTAACTTAATCATATTTCGCAATCCATGAAGGTCAGCCTCTTGGTGCTGCTGTTTGGCCTTCATGTCTCCAAGTTCAGCCTTCAAAGATGTGACTTCCTCTTGGTGCTGTTGCTTGAGTTCAGAAATTTTTGCATACTTTTTTAAGTCACTTAGTGTAACTGATCTTCCATAGCACCTAACCCGACCTGGTTGTTCTTTTCCAAATAAAGACTCAAAAGCTTCCTCATCTGTTTCACCAGCAGCTTGCCGGTTTTGGAATTCATCCTAATTAAAAGAAACATTTGAAATAGAATTAGTTACCGTATCCTAAATTTGATTTATAATCATTAGTAATTCAATGAACTCTCATACAATTGCATCTTGTGTTTCCTGATCAACTTCCTTCCTTTTCCGACTTGTTCGAGTAGCAAGGAACATTTCAAACCTTTTTGGTTCCTCATTTGTTTCCTTTGTCGCGCGCTACAAAATAAAGCCTTAAATAAGTAAGTCTATAACAacataactaaaattaattaaacaaatcCCAGCACAAATATTAAATAAGTATACCAGAGCCACACGTACTCTTCTGAAATTGATTGGCCCCATGCGATGTGGAAACTTTTGCTGttctttatgtttcttgtttttttcACTTATTGACtataatttaataaaaagttAGCACATAGAAACAGAGaacaatataattaaattttgctTCAGCAAACAAAATTACAACAACCAGAATAGCAGCAGATATAATTACACAGAATAGAATTGCATAAAACAAAATTGCACAAAACAGAACTATAGAAAATAGAATTGCAGCAACTTAAAATTACAGCAAACCCTATCTGGGAGTTCAGAATGGAATTGCAAAAAATAGAATTGCAGCAacttaaaattacaaaaatagaaTTGTAAATACACAAATTCAGAAGTTCAGAATGGAACTGGCAGCAATATATCCTAAGAAAATTCAATTCAGTTCAAGAACCTACATCAGAATGGATATGTGTTTATACAGCATGAAAGAGGACAGATTCCCACATTATCAAttgaattttcattattttgcttATGTCTTAACAAACAGTAATATATTTGCGATTAAAGTACCAACTATTTTACCTGGATTGTAGGATGACTCCAATAATAGATCAATTTTATGAATTGACTTTCTGGAACTTGTGTCGGTCGATTTTTCACCATATCTTCGATGGTATCAAAGGGAACAAAGTGCTTCTGCTTAATCTTTCCCTTGAACCGCTTCCAAGCATCCCGAATTGCTTGGATCACCCACTTTTCTCCACTATCTGGGAGGATAAACTTGGTCTGCATGATATCAACAGTGTTATACGCACCTTCCTATATTTAAAATAATCGACATTTCATAATAATAGAAGAGTCTTACATTAACATAGTTCCACATGAATTTCTTAGCTTTAGGAGTTACAGCATGCCAGCTAGTGTACAAAAGACTCACAAATCTTTTATTTCTACTAATTGTGCCTACAAAACTATTTAAATTAGACACACTTTAATTGGTTGGTCCTACTGGCTGTCCAATATCAAAAATAACTTCTTCCCGCTGTTCCAtagttcttgcataaatctctttGCAAGTTGTTTTTCCCcgggttttcttcttctttggctcTCCTAGTTTCATGCATTAGGGGAAAAATTAGGGAGTAATTAGTGATGTCAATTGAAAAATTAAGCATTATGatttacaaaaaatataaaaaatgataGAAATATATTACCTTCGTCATCATCAATGTCCTCCATCACATGTGAATAATAATTTTCATCAAGTGGAAAGCTATCTCACACATCATCACTTAGTTCAGAGCTTAGTCCGTCAATTTCTACATCTATcccattttcttttaaaaattcatcAATAGTTGTAGCCCTTACCCTTGGCttgctcttttcctttcttgatcCATCTTGCTCTGACATTAAATCTTCAGCTTGTGGGGTAGCGTTTGAACTCAGCAAAGTAGTGTCATGTTGCCTTTTTTGAGTTCTACCATGTGTGACTTGAATAATCTGCTGCTGCCTTTGGTTGATTGTGGGCTGAGTAGAATTTGCACAACTCCGATCTTGGCTTACACTTGTTGGCACGCTATTATTCATATTGGGAATTGCATCGAGCTTCCTTTTAAGTTCATCTGCACCCACCTTTGTAAGCTTAGAATTGTTCAAGCCTTGTGTTGACGGTTCATGTTGTACTTCATGCTTCTTTTTCTCAGCCATAGCCACAGTCAAGTGATTCTTTCTTTTTTGACTTTCGACTACATCCAACCTTGGCATAGTTTCCTCCTTGTCATTACGTGCTACACCTTGCATCACATATTGCTTGCGTTCATTTATAATCTTTTGTCTCTTGGCTTCAAATTGTCGAAGCAAATTCTTACTTGATGTTGCTTTAAG harbors:
- the LOC110267988 gene encoding uncharacterized protein LOC110267988 isoform X1 encodes the protein MQTKFILPDSGEKWVIQAIRDAWKRFKGKIKQKHFVPFDTIEDMVKNRPTQVPESQFIKLIYYWSHPTIQRATKETNEEPKRFEMFLATRTSRKRKEVDQETQDAIDEFQNRQAAGETDEEAFESLFGKEQPGRVRCYGRSVTLSDLKKYAKISELKQQHQEEVTSLKAELGDMKAKQQHQEADLHGLRNMIKLLVQRSEPGMRPEEIEALLQDAQHSPIDANSAHGSTHIPNINMMRVKIEMLIMMVY
- the LOC110267988 gene encoding uncharacterized protein LOC110267988 isoform X2, which encodes MQTKFILPDSGEKWVIQAIRDAWKRFKGKIKQKHFVPFDTIEDMVKNRPTQVPESQFIKLIYYWSHPTIQRATKETNEEPKRFEMFLATRTSRKRKEVDQETQDAIDEFQNRQAAGETDEEAFESLFGKEQPGRVRCYGRSVTLSDLKKYAKISELKQQHQEEVTSLKAELGDMKAKQQHQEADLHGLRNMIKLLVQRSEPGMRPEEIEALLQDAQHSPIDANSAHGSTHIPNINMDNSEDASED